A single genomic interval of Cucumis sativus cultivar 9930 chromosome 7, Cucumber_9930_V3, whole genome shotgun sequence harbors:
- the LOC101206930 gene encoding putative leucine-rich repeat receptor-like protein kinase At2g19210, with translation MMDTRTKSLLFCLALIHAIQAQDQSGFISLDCGLPANSSYTTNLTYISDAAYINSGETENIDLYKNSYEQQLWTVRSFPNGTRNCYNISNITDGTKYLIRASFLYGNYDGIRSPPIFDLYFGDSLWVTVNITSETYTFNYEIIHVPSTNKVQICLINKEAGTPFISALEFRPLPDHIYSIGSGSLLLAFRYDIGSTSNIPYRFPYDVFDRIWPPINNDKYYDRLSTSLTVDVNQSENQPPAIVMETTIVPKNASRPFFFIWETGDENIQYYAYLYFAELVKLKPKQFRGFNISHNGNYWEGPIVPDYLSTSSIYNIKPLDPGKHHNLTLTQIENSTLPPIFNAVEIYSNIEILELESDQGDVDAIKKIKSTYKVINDWEGDPCIPRTYPWSGIGCSDESSPRIISLNLSSSNLTGFISTDILDLTALQILDLSNNDLTGKVPDLSKLSKLEVLNLENNNLSCPIPPELIRRFNDSLLSLSVKCNNEIVVEKKEKNKVVIPVVASIGGLLIIAIIAGIVFWIARSKRKQEGNDAVEVHRPETNTNVGDSSLETRIRQFTYSEVVRVTNNFVRILGRGSFGAVYHGMIDDIQVAVKMLAPSAIQSHDQFKAEECILYLYLVFHI, from the exons ATGATGGATACAAGAACtaaaagtttgttattttgtttagcTCTTATACATGCTATTCAAGCTCAAGATCAATCAG GTTTTATAAGCCTGGATTGTGGACTACCAGCAAATTCTAGCTACACCACAAATCTCACCTACATCTCAGATGCAGCATATATAAACAGTGGTGAAACAGAAAACATAGACTTGTACAAAAATAGCTATGAACAACAACTATGGACCGTTAGAAGCTTTCCTAATGGCACCAGGAACTGTTACAATATAAGCAATATTACTGATGGcaccaaatatttaattcGAGCAAGCTTCTTGTATGGTAATTATGATGGGATACGATCTCCGCCAATCTTTGATCTCTACTTTGGAGATAGCTTGTGGGTAACAGTGAACATTACGTCAGAAACATATACATTCAATTATGAAATCATTCATGTTCCATCGACAAACAAAGTACAAATCTGCTTGATCAATAAAGAAGCTGGAACCCCTTTCATCTCTGCATTAGAATTTAGACCTTTGCCAGACCATATTTACTCGATTGGATCAGGGTCCCTCTTGCTTGCTTTCCGATATGATATTGGTTCGACATCAAACATCCCATACAG GTTCCCTTATGATGTTTTCGATCGAATTTGGCCTCCcattaataatgataaatattacGATCGATTAAGTACCTCTCTCACTGTAGATGTCAACCAATCAGAGAACCAGCCACCAGCCATTGTTATGGAAACTACTATAGTCCCAAAAAATGCAAGTaggccttttttttttatatgggAGACAGGTGATGAAAATATCCAGTATTATGCATATCTTTACTTTGCTGAGCTGGTCAAGCTTAAACCCAAACAGTTTAGAGGCTTCAACATAAGTCATAATGGGAATTATTGGGAGGGACCTATTGTTCCTGATTACTTGAGCACAAGCAGTATTTACAACATCAAACCTTTGGACCCCGGAAAGCATCACAACTTAACTTTAACTCAAATTGAGAATTCAACTCTTCCTCCAATCTTCAACGCTGTTGAAATTTATTCCAATATTGAAATCTTAGAACTAGAATCAGATCAGGGAGATG TTGATGcaatcaaaaaaataaagtcaaCTTACAAAGTGATCAACGATTGGGAAGGAGATCCATGCATCCCGAGAACATATCCTTGGAGTGGTATAGGTTGCAGCGATGAATCAAGCCCAAGAATCATATCACT GAACTTGTCATCGAGCAATTTGACAGGCTTTATATCAACTGATATACTTGATCTAACGGCCTTACAAATTTT GGATTTGTCAAACAATGACTTGACAGGAAAAGTACCCGATTTATCCAAATTGTCAAAACTCGAAGTCCT AAATTTGGAGAACAACAATCTCTCATGTCCAATTCCACCTGAACTCATACGAAGATTCAATGATAGTTTACTATCATTAAG TGTAAAATGCAATAACGAGATTGTAGTggaaaagaaggagaaaaacaaagttgtaATTCCAGTAGTAGCATCAATTGGTGGTCTGCTTATCATTGCCATAATTGCGGGGATTGTTTTCTGGATTGCTAGATcaaaaaggaaacaagaaGGTAATGATGCCGTAGAGGTGCATCGTCCAGAAACCAACACTAATGTTGGTGACAGTTCTTTGGAGACCAGAATACGCCAGTTTACTTATTCTGAAGTGGTGAGAGTGACCAACAATTTTGTGAGGATTCTTGGGAGAGGAAGTTTTGGAGCAGTTTACCATGGGATGATTGATGATATTCAAGTGGCTGTGAAGATGCTAGCCCCATCAGCAATACAAAGCCATGATCAATTCAAAGCAGAGgaatgtattttatatttatacttagtatttcatatttga